Proteins encoded within one genomic window of Anastrepha ludens isolate Willacy chromosome 4, idAnaLude1.1, whole genome shotgun sequence:
- the LOC128861808 gene encoding uncharacterized protein LOC128861808, with amino-acid sequence MPFSPATGTPARDDMCDVGPTNGPTMGPPMGRVTFLKMKSKAILNRLESIATDLDPDNLHSKDEYALNAILELLVELKSSFSVTHTSLEELDFESITSDLPAKFDTTLVNLRATLQREIGKRSTSQHCSTFRMNTADTQSIIVNANRSRVPLLTLPKFSGAYTEWTNFYAMFTSVIDKDSELTQVDKLQHLRSCLSGAALDTVGSLEINDTNYKIALELLQKRFDNKRLIFQAHIRGIFELDKVDSSVHTLRALTDKAIAHMRALQSIGSKEQISDSILIQLIVQRLDKVTQAKWEENSTSNDLPSWNQLAGFLEKRCRTLENVEYALQTQASIPVKVIKSVSTNPRKSFVASNSSVGSCVFCESPEHLIYRCQRYVNLSPNLRQKEAKRLNLCLNCLKKGHQIRDCKSGPCRSCQAKHHTLLHFDRLSIPPTTQCQAPCTTSESNARTASLSVTSHAHTPSPDVVLLATAIVLIKNRAGTFVPCRALLDSGSQLHFVTTRFANQLQLTRTKSLVAVSGNGDASFSTDGCSVDIVLKSRTSDFCTNMTAVVVKTITDSQPVASINIANWNIPSNIQLADPGCNVPQRIDLLIGAALFYELLCVGQIQLAPEIPLLQKTRLGWVLSGGKQQAPKLSTLVASHSSTTDISIDDRLDDLVRQFWEIDHVVEPISKNSKEELDCELHFKQNFIRLASGAYSVRLPTKLNLDSLGESYSQARRRFQNLERKLVRNPELKAKYCAFMKEYRDLNHMSLVPNSAIHECKYFLPHHCVIKDESTTTKLRVVFDGSAATTSGLSLNDLLMTGPTIQPKLFNILIRFRTFPIALTGDICKMYRCVRIYPPDSMLQCILWRDSPEDDLNIYKLDTVTYGTKSAAFLAIRSMHQLASDESSVYPLGSQTIIRDFYVDDLISGGDTLEEVEEIKRQTTNILARGNFQLRKWCSNSPDVLRIIPDTDKQDLLKFNDGSDITKALGLIWKPFDDNLLFSFTSQPEFCKNSKRSALSTLARCYDPLGLIGPTLTRGKILLQRMWRDKLEWDESLPHSLNTAWSTFRNEFVEVQHLSFPRYALQPGATVEIHAFCDASIEAYGACIYIRSIMDDRAQVHLLCSKARVAPLKILTIPKLELCAAALLAELVNGIFKMKLFAGRFHCWSDSSIVLSWLREEPSKFNVFVANRVSAIQQLTEGMQWHYIPTELNPADILSKGASPTTLSQSPLWMHGPSFLREVDNNWPQFCAPKTKIIELRQKVLLLSNDRTDLTLSFKYINSFGKMQRIFGYVNKFITSRFSPRASQLTFEDIHRGTQLLIRIVQRAQLWSEYVALKNNKFVHASSPIASLSPFLDDFGLIRVGGRLRHSTLSFEARHPCILPRDHPLTFAIITHYHRALKRFVATRGIPSCIWSDNATNFVGARNELNDLRNLVLNENHRSAVNNYCISNGFDWRFIPPRSPHFGGLWEAAVKTAKQHLYRSVGSSILGFDELRTLVCQITAIINSRPLVPLSENPEDLDVLTPGHFLIGGPPTAFPEPNLTSLNYNRLNQWQRVSYIQQIFWKRWSQEYLTILQQRVKWRTPQPSIQVNDIVCIKEENTAPLKWPLARVVELITGTDDVARVAVLRTPTGITRRAINKLCVLPVNASVESPDLSTGGRMFGAAANPVPQPTK; translated from the exons ATGCCATTCAGCCCGGCTACTGGTACACCAGCAAGAGACGATATGTGTGATGTTGGTCCAACCAATGGGCCGACTATGGGTCCGCCTATGGGCCGAGTGACATTTCTGAAGATGAAATCGAAAGCTATACTTAATCGCCTTGAAAGTATAGCCACCGACTTGGATCCTGATAATCTGCACAGTAAGGATGAATATGCTCTCAACGCAATACTGGAATTATTGGTGGAGCTGAAATCCAGTTTTTCGGTCACCCACACAAGTTTGGAGGAACTGGACTTCGAGTCGATTACCAGTGACCTACCTGCCAAATTCGATACCACGCTAGTCAATCTCAGAGCCACTCTGCAACGGGAGATCGGGAAGCGCAGTACTTCACAACATTGCTCAACTTTTCGGATGAACACCGCGGACACACAGTCTATAATTGTAAACGCAAATCGTTCGCGTGTGCCACTACTAACGTTGCCCAAATTTAGTGGGGCTTACACGGAGTGGACAAATTTTTACGCAATGTTCACATCTGTAATCGACAAAGACAGTGAACTGACACAAGTGGACAAGCTTCAACATTTGCGGTCTTGCCTTAGTGGTGCTGCTTTGGACACCGTGGGATCACTCGAGATAAACGACACTAACTACAAAATTGCATTAGAACTTTTACAAAAACGATTTGATAATAAACGTCTTATCTTTCAGGCACACATCAGGGGAATATTTGAGTTGGACAAGGTGGATTCGTCCGTACACACGTTGCGGGCATTGACAGACAAGGCAATCGCGCACATGCGCGCTCTACAATCAATCGGCTCAAAAGAACAAATATCCGATAGCATCCTGATTCAGTTGATAGTGCAAAGGTTAGACAAGGTGACTCAAGCCAAATGGGAGGAGAATTCGACAAGCAACGACCTACCCTCTTGGAACCAACTAGCtggatttttagaaaaacgctGTCGTACACTCGAAAACGTCGAATATGCATTGCAGACACAAGCTAGCATTCCAGTAAAAGTCATCAAAAGCGTGAGTACAAATCCAAGAAAATCTTTTGTTGCTTCGAATAGCTCAGTAGGTAGTTGCGTATTTTGCGAATCCCCCGAACATCTAATTTACCGTTGTCAACGCTACGTCAATTTGTCGCCAAATCTACGCCAGAAAGAAGCTAAAAGGCTCAACCTATGTCTTAATTGTTTGAAGAAAGGTCATCAGATTCGTGACTGCAAATCGGGACCCTGTCGCAGCTGTCAAGCGAAGCATCATACACTGTTACATTTTGATCGGTTATCCATTCCACCAACTACGCAGTGCCAAGCACCTTGCACTACTTCTGAATCGAATGCTAGGACTGCATCATTATCTGTCACGTCCCATGCTCATACTCCTTCTCCTGATGTTGTGCTTCTCGCCACTGCAattgttctaattaaaaatcgTGCTGGAACCTTCGTACCTTGCCGCGCCCTCCTAGATTCGGGCTCGCAGCTTCACTTCGTTACAACTCGTTTCGCTAACCAGCTACAACTTACTAGGACGAAATCATTGGTCGCAGTCTCCGGCAATGGAGATGCAAGCTTTTCGACTGATGGGTGCTCCGTTGATATAGTTCTGAAGTCGCGGACTTCAGATTTTTGTACAAATATGACTGCTGTTGTGGTGAAAACAATTACCGATAGTCAACCAGTCGCTTCAATAAACATCGCTAATTGGAACATACCCTCAAACATTCAACTAGCTGATCCTGGTTGTAACGTGCCCCAGCGTATTGATCTGCTCATCGGAGCAGCACTTTTCTATGAGCTACTTTGCGTAGGACAGATTCAATTAGCACCTGAAATACCATTACTTCAAAAAACTCGCCTTGGCTGGGTTCTGTCTGGCGGTAAGCAACAGGCCCCCAAACTTTCAACACTCGTAGCAAGTCACAGCTCAACTACAGATATCAGTATTGATGATCGGCTGGATGATTTAGTCCGGCAGTTTTGGGAGATCGATCATGTCGTTGAAccgatttctaaaaattctaaggaGGAGCTTGACTGTGAGTTGCATTTCAAGCAAAATTTCATTCGTTTAGCCTCAGGCGCATATTCGGTTCGCCTGCCAACAAAGCTAAATTTAGATTCGTTAGGTGAGTCGTACTCACAAGCTCGACGCCGATTTCAAAACCTAGAAAGAAAACTCGTACGTAATCCTGAGCTCAAGGCAAAATATTGTGCATTCATGAAAGAGTATCGTGACCTCAATCACATGTCGTTAGTTCCAAACTCTGCTATCCATGAGTGCAAATATTTTCTGCCGCATCATTGCGTCATTAAAGACGAAAgtactacaacaaaattaagagtTGTTTTTGACGGTTCTGCAGCTACAACCTCGGGTTTATCACTTAATGATTTACTCATGACTGGACCAACAATTCAGCccaaacttttcaatattttaattcgTTTTCGTACGTTTCCGATTGCACTCACTGGAGACATCTGCAAAATGTATAGATGCGTCCGGATCTACCCACCGGATAGCATGCTCCAGTGTATATTGTGGCGTGATTCTCCTGAAGAtgacttaaatatatataaattagacACTGTAACATATGGAACTAAATCTGCAGCATTCCTAGCGATTCGTTCAATGCACCAACTTGCGTCGGATGAATCCTCAGTTTATCCACTTGGTTCGCAAACCATCATTCGAGACTTTTACGTGGACGACTTAATAAGTGGTGGCGATACTttggaagaagtagaagaaatcaAACGACAAACAACGAATATTCTCGCTCGAGGTAACTTCCAGCTAAGAAAATGGTGTTCCAATAGTCCAGATGTTCTTCGTATTATTCCTGATACTGATAAACAAGACTTGCTTAAGTTTAATGACGGCAGCGACATCACCAAGGCATTGGGTTTGATCTGGAAGCCGTTTGATGACAATCTGCTATTTTCGTTTACGTCGCAACCTGAATTTTGCAAGAACTCCAAGCGATCGGCGTTATCTACGTTAGCTCGTTGTTATGATCCGCTTGGACTCATTGGCCCCACTTTGACCAGAGGAAAAATTCTTTTACAGCGCATGTGGAGGGATAAGCTGGAGTGGGATGAAAGCTTACCGCACTCACTGAACACTGCTTGGTCTACATTTCGCAACGAGTTCGTCGAAGTGCAGCATTTATCATTCCCTCGGTACGCACTGCAGCCTGGAGCCACCGTCGAAATTCATGCATTTTGTGATGCAAGTATCGAAGCGTACGGTGCCTGTATCTACATTCGTTCGATAATGGATGACCGCGCGCAAGTGCATCTACTGTGTTCCAAAGCTCGCGTCGCTCCATTGAAGATACTTACGATACCCAAACTGGAACTCTGCGCTGCTGCCTTGCTTGCGGAATTAGTAAATGGGATATTCAAAATGAAACTTTTCGCCGGCCGCTTTCACTGTTGGTCGGATTCATCGATTGTGCTTTCATGGCTGCGTGAAGAGCCATCTAAATTTAATGTGTTTGTTGCTAACCGGGTAAGCGCGATACAGCAACTTACAGAGGGTATGCAATGGCATTACATTCCTACAGAATTAAACCCTGCTGACATTTTGTCGAAGGGAGCCTCACCAACGACACTTTCACAATCTCCACTTTGGATGCACGGGCCTTCGTTCTTGCGAGAAGTTGACAACAATTGGCCCCAATTTTGCGCacctaaaactaaaattatagaACTTCGACAAAAGGTGTTGCTCTTGTCAAATGATCGAACCGACTTAACACTATCCTTTAAGTACATAAATTCGTTTGGCAAGATGCAACGTATTTTTGGATATGTAAACAAGTTTATAACAAGCAGATTCTCACCAAGAGCTTCGCAACTCACGTTTGAGGATATTCATCGCGGTACTCAATTGTTGATTCGCATCGTTCAAAGGGCGCAGTTGTGGTCCGAGTATGTGGCCTTGAAAAACAATAAGTTTGTTCACGCCTCAAGCCCCATCGCTTCGCTGTCGCCATTTTTAGATGATTTTGGCCTTATTCGTGTAGGTGGCAGACTAAGACATTCAACGCTCAGCTTTGAAGCACGTCATCCATGCATCCTTCCAAGGGATCACCCACTGACATTCGCCATAATAACACATTATCACC GCGCTCTCAAACGCTTCGTCGCTACGCGCGGCATACCTAGCTGCATCTGGTCAGACAACGCCACAAACTTTGTAGGCGCTAGAAACGAGTTAAACGACTTACGAAATTTAGTCCTCAATGAAAATCATCGTAGCGCAGTTAATAACTACTGCATTAGCAATGGATTTGATTGGCGCTTCATACCGCCTCGTTCGCCGCATTTTGGGGGCCTATGGGAGGCAGCGGTTAAAACAGCCAAGCAGCATCTATATCGTTCAGTTGGGTCCTCAATTCTTGGATTTGACGAATTGCGTACTTTGGTATGTCAAATAACAGCTATAATAAATTCGCGACCTCTTGTTCCACTTTCAGAGAATCCAGAAGATCTTGATGTGCTTACGCCAGGTCACTTTTTGATTGGTGGCCCACCAACCGCTTTTCCTGAACCTAATCTTACGTCGCTGAATTATAACCGGCTCAACCAATGGCAACGCGTATCCtacattcaacaaattttctggAAGCGTTGGAGTCAAGAATATCTGACTATTCTACAGCAGCGAGTTAAATGGCGGACGCCTCAGCCTAGCATCCAGGTCAACGACATTGTGTGCATCAAAGAGGAAAACACGGCTCCACTAAAATGGCCTTTGGCACGGGTAGTTGAACTCATCACTGGAACTGACGATGTTGCACGAGTAGCCGTCTTGCGTACACCTACTGGCATTACACGTAGAGCTATCAATAAGCTGTGCGTCCTTCCTGTAAATGCTTCTGTTGAAAGCCCTGACCTTTCAACGGGGGGGAGGATGTTCGGAGCAGCAGCTAATCCCGTTCCACAACCTACAAAGTAA